A window of Fragaria vesca subsp. vesca linkage group LG7, FraVesHawaii_1.0, whole genome shotgun sequence contains these coding sequences:
- the LOC101293355 gene encoding putative ribonuclease H protein At1g65750-like produces MLAKQAWRIVKNPNSLVAQIFKARYYPYCSFWEANLSDSPSFSWRSIVQSRPVLAAGVHWKVGDGTQIQIWTDDWIPEVPRYRVHKPPNCEIQFVHELINHDSRTWNVQVISSLFPPDITLQICSIPLSRRVLTDRVIWKPEKRGFYTVKSAYWIARSTVMPNALASTSSGNAFLPLWKKLWKARVPGKVMHCAWRACHDLLPTRAKLVTKGYEGTLKCLSCPHPCETTAHLVCACPIAQTILLGSHLNITVLMSSIFNFKEWMLEQATSLSDDKFQKLLMIIWGLWRNRNNMLWSDKQQTAQEIICGTMSWYHEFTTINYPQQKPSKTSQRVKWFPPAVDHLKLNVDGAFMPNETEGGVGGILRDNQGIVVAAFTKHISGINSANQAELKAIRAGLIWLKTYNFHNCILETDCQVAVNEVQLQDYISLEYGNIIDDIHELLEGFDDVYISFAPRTAKAAAHRLASDAFESVGYVQWMDAIPYMLRDTLKHDCNNILQ; encoded by the coding sequence ATGTTGGCTAAGCAGGCCTGGCGAATTGTGAAAAATCCAAATTCACTAGTTGCTCAAATCTTTAAAGCCAGGTACTATCCATACTGCTCCTTTTGGGAAGCAAACTTAAGTGATTCGCCATCTTTTTCTTGGCGCAGTATAGTACAAAGCAGACCAGTACTTGCAGCTGGTGTTCATTGGAAAGTTGGTGATGGCACCCAAATACAGATTTGGACAGATGATTGGATCCCTGAAGTTCCAAGGTATCGCGTCCACAAACCTCCAAATTGCGAGATTCAGTTCGTCCATGAACTAATCAATCATGACTCACGCACGTGGAATGTACAAGTTATCTCTAGCCTCTTCCCACCAGATATTACCCTCCAAATCTGCAGCATCCCTCTTAGTCGACGTGTGCTTACAGATCGTGTGATTTGGAAACCAGAGAAGAGAGGCTTTTATACTGTCAAATCAGCCTACTGGATTGCCAGGTCTACTGTTATGCCAAATGCATTAGCCTCAACCTCTTCGGGTAATGCTTTCCTACCTCTTTGGAAAAAACTGTGGAAAGCTAGAGTCCCAGGTAAAGTTATGCATTGTGCATGGCGAGCTTGTCATGATTTGCTGCCAACTAGAGCCAAGCTAGTCACAAAGGGGTACGAAGGCACACTTAAATGCCTCTCTTGTCCACACCCTTGTGAAACCACAGCTCATCTCGTTTGCGCCTGCCCTATTGCTCAGACTATCCTATTAGGTTCTCATCTCAACATTACTGTTTTGATGTCCTCTATTTTTAACTTCAAAGAATGGATGCTTGAACAGGCTACCTCCCTCTCTGATGATAAGTTTCAAAAATTGCTGATGATCATTTGGGGCTTGTGGCGCAACAGAAACAATATGCTTTGGTCTGACAAACAGCAGACAGCACAAGAAATTATTTGTGGTACGATGTCATGGTACCATGAGTTTACCACTATAAATTACCCCCAGCAAAAGCCATCTAAGACATCTCAAAGAGTCAAATGGTTTCCACCTGCTGTTGATCATTTAAAGCTGAATGTGGATGGTGCGTTCATGCCTAATGAAACTGAAGGTGGAGTTGGAGGCATTCTGCGAGATAACCAAGGTATTGTTGTTGCTGCCTTTACTAAACATATCAGTGGCATCAACTCTGCTAATCAAGCAGAGCTGAAAGCAATTCGAGCGGGTTTGATTTGGCTGAAGACCTACAATTTTCACAACTGCATACTTGAGACTGATTGTCAAGTTGCAGTTAATGAAGTGCAGCTACAGGATTATATATCCTTGGAGTATGGCAATATAATTGATGACATTCATGAACTGTTAGAAGGCTTTGACGACGTGTATATCAGTTTTGCGCCCCGAACTGCAAAGGCAGCAGCTCATAGACTTGCTAGTGATGCTTTTGAATCTGTTGGTTATGTACAATGGATGGATGCCATCCCTTATATGTTGAGAGATACTCTCAAGCATGATTGTAACAACATCTTGCAGTAA
- the LOC101306564 gene encoding bidirectional sugar transporter SWEET17-like, producing MAISSITIFGVLGNIMSGLVYLSPANVFVRIAKRRSTEEFESIPYVSKLLNAYFWVYYGFIKPNSVLVATVNVFGAAVEIVFLTIFLLFAPPRMKIRTAILVVVLDVAFPGATILLTHFLLDGETRIDVAGIWCVIFSMIAYASPLSAMKTVVALKSVEYMPFLLSFILFLNGGVWTLYAILAKDLFVGIPNGSGFLLGTAQLILYFIYWKPKSSKQASDGLEDPQISEALISNP from the exons ATGGCAATAAGTTCGATTACAATTTTTGGGGTGCTAG GCAACATTATGTCAGGTTTGGTCTACCTTTCTCCTGC AAACGTGTTTGTGCGAATCGCGAAGCGTAGATCGACTGAGGAATTTGAGAGTATTCCATATGTCAGCAAACTGTTGAATGCCTACTTCTGGGTCTACTATGGATTTATTAAGCCTAACAGTGTGCTCGTAGCAACTGTCAATGTTTTTGGTGCTGCCGTCGAGATCGTTTTTCTTACCATATTTCTACTCTTTGCACCACCTAGAATGAAG ATCAGGACTGCGATACTAGTTGTAGTTTTGGATGTGGCGTTTCCGGGAGCAACAATCTTACTCACTCACTTTCTACTAGACGGAGAAACAAGGATTGATGTTGCCGGAATCTGGTGTGTAATTTTCAGCATGATTGCATATGCTTCCCCTCTTTCAGCGATG AAAACTGTTGTGGCGTTAAAGAGTGTGGAGTACATGCCTTTCCTTCTCTCTTTCATCCTTTTTCTTAATGGAGGAGTTTGGACACTGTATGCCATTCTTGCAAAAGACTTGTTTGTTGGA ATTCCAAACGGGAGTGGATTTTTACTTGGAACTGCACAGCTGATTCTCTATTTTATATACTGGAAACCTAAGTCATCAAAACAAGCATCTGACGGTTTAGAGGATCCACAGATAAGCGAAGCACTCATATCTAATCCTTAA